The Vitis vinifera cultivar Pinot Noir 40024 chromosome 7, ASM3070453v1 genomic interval AGAATAAATCTTGAATTTTCATTAGGCTGTTCCAAGcgacaaaattttaaagaaattttcattTGGTACAATCATATATTTTActttgtaaaaatatcatttttctttccgTCCTACAAATTCCTCACTTTGGCCTTCTTAAAACTGCAGGAGAAACCTAACAATAAACTGGTCAATGACAGGAAACTGAGGTATGAACATGCAGCGGAAATGGAGCCTTACTAGAGGAGTGCAGATCCTGCTGGGGGCCAAGGGTTCTCCTACAAACTTGTTActgtaaattttcttttcctttatagGAATTTGAGTAACTTAAAATTTGcctttcatcattttcattgacATTTGGTTCAGGAAACAAATAAATCGTCTGATATGCGTTGTTGATTTCCATAATGAAGGGTTTACCCTTTTTTTGCTCCATTGGAGTTTTTATAGGTGGCAAAGCCTCTAAATTTGAATTCCTTTGTTGACAGAATTCAACTGTTTTGACCATTGATCGAAAAACTCTGATGATCaagactaaaaaatattatttgatttaggATTCTTTAGCAAtgctttcaaaaattgatttagcAAAATAGTTTTTCAGAATTGCCCTTAAAAGTAGATCTTAATTGCTTTGAGGAACGAACATCCATCTGAAATTCAAATACCAAAAACAATTTGGTAAACATATTTGTCAAACTTGAGTtcaaaaaaactgttttctttatattttttgaattgttcAACCATTAGTTTctcatttcaattttcaatttaaaaccaATAACCATTCAAATTTGAAGGCTAAGCCCTTACTCACCACGGAACCAAACCTTGAGGAGTCATCAAGATGCGAACCTGGCAGCATGTGCTTCTTTTTtactaaacaaaaatatgagaaaaacaaaTCATGATGACCATAATAATCTTAAAGGGAAATGATTTAAAACCCAAAAATGCTAGATTACAACTTCGTCGATTGACCTCTTATCCAAACAGATAAtgctacaaaataaaaataaaataaaataaaataaacaaagacaAATTCCCCCATGAGCCCCGTATGCCACAGCTCTCGGCTACAACACCTCAAAACTTTCCCAAAATTAATCACTGGTTCACAgcataaataatagaaaacaagttaTGACGTGAAAACCAGTTTGAATCTAAACCATCCACACGTTTTCATGAAGCTATTATGGAGGTTTAGGAAAACTATAGTTTAATCCAAAAGAAGAACcaaataaagggaaaaacagAGGCAGCTGTCTGCCCTCTGGGCTTAAGTACCCGAAGTTTCATGAGTTGGGAGGAACAAAGAGCAAGGGCATTGTGATGAGACATTGCCAGGATCACATGCATTTGCTCTATGCATGCTGGTAATGATGCAACTTGTAGAGCAACACTTTTCCAGCGGCACTTCCCACTGCCATGAAACCTCCACCAGGGCTAAAATCCAAACAACGTGGATAATGCAGAGTCCTATTCGGGGGAGGCCAATTCGAGAATACAGTATATGATGGAATGTGTATCAGCTTTAAACTGTTCTTCTTCATGCTGGAACTGATAGCCAATATCTGAGCATCATTgttaaatttcataaaatccACTTTGGTGGTTACGTTCTCTATGGTTTTCATTGGTTTCCTCTTGCCGCCTAAAAACTCTTCTTTATTGTAAACATTCACAATCCCACTGGCCGAACCTGCAGCAAACAAAGCTCCACTTGGGGAAGCACAGAGAGCTGTACCATTTATGCAGCCTTCATCTGTACCTTTATGGAAGCAAGTCCTTGTTCTCAAGTCCCAGTGGTAAATATGTCCGTCTCCACCCGAGCTCAATAATTGCCGCCCATCATCAGCAAAAGCTAATGAACGAACAGTTCCATTCATCTTAAGGGTTCCAATCAGTTCCTTTGTTTTTGATGAAACCAACAAGATGTAACCTTCATTGCCCACAAAGGCAATGGTACCAGAATCAGGGGAAACCTCAAAAGCTTCCAAGCTTTTCTCCTCCCTACCAATCAAGGGTCCTATTTTATCAACTTTGGCTTTCACTAAATCAAAGCTGTAAAAGAACTTTCTTCGCCCCGCTATGATAACCTGAGACCCATCAGGCAAGAAAGATGCTTTCCGAATAGGGCAATCTTCAAGGAAGATACTTTGAATTTTGGTGTTCCTTCTGCCATCAATTTGAAAAAATCTGACCCTTCGGTCTAGTCCAGCAGTAAGCAGCAACTGAGCATTACAATGGAATTGAACTGAATTAATAGGACCATTGGAAGGATCCTCTGCATTTGCATCTACCAGTCTTGAATATTCCAGAAGTCCAGGCAACAATTTTGTACCGCTTTTCACAACCAGGTCTTCATTTGTCCGAAGGATATCATCAACGGCTTCAACATCCTTATGACCTGGAGCAATCACTGCCCCATTTTCTTCATCTGATGATTCACCATAATCAGAGCTGTAAGTCCTCGACCATGAATCAAGTTGGGCCCACTCTGTTCCTGGATTCAGCTTAGCATGCTGAGCTCTCAATCGTGAGACATAAACCGAACCAGAAATTAAACTCTCATCCTCTTCCTTCCTCAGCTTCCTCAATCTGTTAACTTTAGAAATATTTATATTGGTTTTCTCCTCTTCTTCATCCACCCAGACGGGTTTCCTTTGCTTGGTGTCCTCTTCACCACTACTTTCCTCTGGGAATTCTGCATCCTCCTCATAAAAAGATAGAGCACTATTAGCTGATCGATCAGTGAAGAACAAAGTAGAATCTTTCTCTGCCTTGGTTTGTACTTCTTCCTCACCTACCTTCCCAAATTCAACTGGGTCATAGAGAGATCCAAACAAAAAGTTCTCCAGCTTCTTCATTTCTCTTTCCTCCTCAACTTCCAGTTGCTTATCCTCTTCTTTGTgttctttcttcctcttcttagTCCTTAAAATATCTGGAACCAATTCCTTTctatcttcattttcatttccttccaaaGGTGAAGGCACATCAACATCCTCCCTTTTAGTCTTATTGACTCGGTTTTTACGGAgaatattttgagaaattaaactCATCTTCAACAATTTATTTCTGCAAAAACATGCAAAATCCAATTGCAAAGACATAAATACTTAAATCTCGGCCCCtggatttgaaaaaacaaactaAAGAAACACTATGAAAAAATTATAGTCAAGCGTTCCAAGATAATCAAGTTCAACATTGTCATTTCAAATCaccaaacaaatgaaaatttggGCAAATGGAGCAATCATACATGGCTAAACTTCAGAACATCATGGCTCCAGCATTTAAACCTATTGTATTTAGCCATAGAACATGTAACAAAAGTGAaggaaattttgagggaaagaaaatagggaggaaacatacaaggaaagagaaagtgaaagaaaatgaaatataaatttaaaattaataagttttttatatGCTTCTTTAAACATGCTTCacttttttccccttctttataaagattaaataatctcaaaatgtataagtttctaactaattttatttctatttaattttcttttatattttttatggtaaacCAAACATACCAAAATAATCTGTCTTAAgcactttttccttttctagaaCCAAACGAAGTATTATGGATTCCAAAACACTACCAATTTCCTAACATTCAATAGAATGTCGATCACATTCAAGTTAAAGCAAGCAAAACATGAAAAGAGACATGAGAGATTATCAGAGATCAAATCAGTGAATTTCCATCAACGACACATTATccaaacccaaatttcataACAATTTGCAGCAAATCAAATTAAGCTATAAGGTTCTACAACATCAATGCCGGAACCACCATTTCTTCTACTGTTTCCAAGCACAAACGAATTTAGATAAACAATTTCCAGCACACCCAGGTTCGGAAAAAGCACAAAAACTTATCCCTTGTTCTTAGGGGAAAAAGGACAACAAATTCCACCAAAACTCCCaaacaaaatatagaaatatataaCCCATACTATACTGCTATAACACATATGAAGCCACTCAAGTACATCTTTCTCACTTGGAATTgccaaaaatttgtaaaataaattgtCTCTTCACTATAAAAATCGTTCTCCATCGGTTGTCAACACATAATACGACATATTGAATCcaacagagaaaaaaaacaaaagttagggtttagggttagggtttagggatACCTGGCGGCGGTTTCTTCCAACTCCGTCAGTCCTGAAGGAAGCTAAAGAGAAATGAGGTAAGGATGATCGAAAAAGGGATACTGAGTCGGAGAACTGTTTCCGGAAGTCAGCGTCAGCGACCGGAGCAATTGACGGCGACGAATGTGAGGTTCACACCACGTGAAACGGTGAAAGGAGAAGAATACCGAGAGTCGTAATATTGATCAAGTACTACTGAGTTGGGCCGGATGGGC includes:
- the LOC100244318 gene encoding U3 small nucleolar RNA-associated protein 18 homolog — translated: MSLISQNILRKNRVNKTKREDVDVPSPLEGNENEDRKELVPDILRTKKRKKEHKEEDKQLEVEEEREMKKLENFLFGSLYDPVEFGKVGEEEVQTKAEKDSTLFFTDRSANSALSFYEEDAEFPEESSGEEDTKQRKPVWVDEEEEKTNINISKVNRLRKLRKEEDESLISGSVYVSRLRAQHAKLNPGTEWAQLDSWSRTYSSDYGESSDEENGAVIAPGHKDVEAVDDILRTNEDLVVKSGTKLLPGLLEYSRLVDANAEDPSNGPINSVQFHCNAQLLLTAGLDRRVRFFQIDGRRNTKIQSIFLEDCPIRKASFLPDGSQVIIAGRRKFFYSFDLVKAKVDKIGPLIGREEKSLEAFEVSPDSGTIAFVGNEGYILLVSSKTKELIGTLKMNGTVRSLAFADDGRQLLSSGGDGHIYHWDLRTRTCFHKGTDEGCINGTALCASPSGALFAAGSASGIVNVYNKEEFLGGKRKPMKTIENVTTKVDFMKFNNDAQILAISSSMKKNSLKLIHIPSYTVFSNWPPPNRTLHYPRCLDFSPGGGFMAVGSAAGKVLLYKLHHYQHA